Proteins from a genomic interval of Sphingobacterium sp. SYP-B4668:
- a CDS encoding RagB/SusD family nutrient uptake outer membrane protein, producing MKYIYKYAFSIVFVGILFLMGACDKYLDRSPLDGPSDESYFANEEELTLVVNGLYSALVFHPTDDMPINLTLDDATDIGWDRNTSDLQAIGRGDFDSNNGYVRNIWTNSYKVIGKCNFILDNIGKLDGKMDAALQKRYKAETQFVRAYVYQYLIDYFGGVPLVTSRVSLTDANIPKTPKAEIASFILKELEDAATNLPLSYGKNDIGRATKGAALAIRARTALNNELWEQAATSAKAVMDLKIYGLHPDFGELFTYDGESSSEVIYAFQYLRLQKTKTHSATRAFLSRNAQGTSNKIPSQSIVDVYACTDGLAIDKSPDYDPKKPFANRDPRLGYTIAIPGSIFFGFQFETHKDSLLCWNYNYNTSTPIRIKNDEAINAYASFSGYCWKKYVDMKDREFTTTSELNIIQSRYAEVLLIYAEAKIESNSIDQSVYDAINAIRQRPTVDMPAIVGGQSQVQLREIVRKERLYELANEGFRMVDLRRWKLADRAMNSTLYGRIPKGLLANAPTIDQDGLVSYQQVANQKDMRVIEIRKFDSSKNYLWPIPNIEIVTNKNLEQNPGY from the coding sequence ATGAAATATATATATAAATACGCTTTCAGTATAGTATTCGTCGGAATATTGTTTTTAATGGGAGCATGTGATAAATACTTGGATCGCTCACCATTAGATGGTCCTTCGGATGAAAGTTATTTTGCTAATGAAGAGGAATTGACATTGGTTGTCAATGGCTTGTATAGTGCTTTGGTCTTTCATCCAACAGATGATATGCCCATTAACTTGACACTTGATGATGCTACTGATATTGGTTGGGATCGCAATACCTCCGATTTACAAGCTATAGGACGCGGAGATTTCGATAGCAACAATGGATATGTGCGAAATATCTGGACCAATTCGTACAAAGTGATTGGTAAATGTAACTTCATTTTAGACAATATCGGCAAGCTGGACGGTAAGATGGATGCGGCTTTGCAAAAACGATACAAAGCCGAAACTCAATTCGTTCGTGCATACGTCTATCAGTATTTAATCGATTACTTTGGAGGAGTTCCGTTGGTCACAAGTCGTGTAAGTCTAACCGATGCCAATATTCCCAAAACTCCAAAAGCAGAAATTGCTTCTTTTATCTTAAAAGAGCTAGAGGATGCAGCAACCAACTTACCTTTGAGCTACGGCAAAAATGATATTGGTAGAGCCACAAAGGGAGCCGCTCTGGCTATAAGAGCTAGGACGGCTCTTAATAACGAACTTTGGGAGCAGGCTGCTACATCGGCGAAAGCAGTGATGGATCTCAAGATTTATGGTTTACATCCTGATTTTGGGGAACTGTTTACCTACGATGGTGAGAGCTCTAGCGAGGTGATTTATGCTTTTCAATACTTGCGGTTGCAAAAGACGAAGACGCATTCTGCTACAAGGGCATTCTTGTCGCGAAATGCACAAGGTACCTCTAATAAGATACCATCACAATCAATTGTTGATGTCTATGCTTGTACAGATGGCTTGGCAATTGATAAATCACCAGATTATGATCCCAAGAAGCCCTTTGCCAATCGTGACCCGAGGTTGGGCTATACCATTGCGATTCCCGGATCTATATTCTTCGGATTTCAGTTTGAAACACATAAGGATAGTCTGCTCTGCTGGAATTACAATTACAACACTTCGACTCCGATTCGTATCAAAAATGATGAGGCGATTAATGCTTATGCGTCTTTTTCAGGTTATTGTTGGAAGAAATATGTCGACATGAAGGACAGGGAATTTACGACAACCTCTGAGTTGAACATTATCCAAAGCCGCTATGCCGAAGTCTTATTGATTTATGCCGAAGCAAAGATTGAATCCAACTCCATCGATCAAAGTGTCTATGATGCAATCAATGCGATTAGACAACGTCCTACTGTTGATATGCCTGCGATTGTGGGCGGTCAGTCACAAGTGCAGCTTCGTGAGATTGTGCGTAAGGAAAGGCTTTATGAATTGGCCAACGAAGGTTTTAGGATGGTAGATCTGAGACGTTGGAAATTGGCAGATAGGGCAATGAATTCGACTTTGTACGGACGGATTCCCAAGGGATTGCTTGCCAATGCACCCACTATCGACCAAGATGGGTTAGTGAGTTATCAGCAAGTCGCTAATCAGAAAGATATGCGTGTCATAGAGATCCGTAAATTCGACTCAAGCAAAAATTATTTGTGGCCTATTCCTAATATCGAAATCGTAACCAATAAAAATCTGGAGCAAAATCCTGGATATTAA
- a CDS encoding FAD-dependent oxidoreductase, translating into MRYLWFLFVFLLVLKHGAAQSNTNTVDVLIYGGTPAALTAALQVKQAGKSVIVLSPDKHLGGLSSGGLGFTDTGNKTVIGGMAKRFYQDVFDYYSQQSSWKWQTRESFGNKGQGTVAMDSEHQTMWIFEPHVAEHIFESWVKDNAITVIREAYLDRRAKSINMQNGQIKSIKTLDGTVYKALIFIDATYEGDLMALAKVSYAVGRESNQQYGEKWNGVQTGVFQHRHHFAIPISPYKIEGNPRSGLLYGISNQVPGTYGSADHKLQAYCFRMCLSNNVNNKVDFQKPARYKPENYELLKRLYQHGWDETFQKFDLVPNHKTDANNHGPFSTDFIGMNYNYPEASYKERKAIVQAHKDYQMGLYYFMSNDTSVPQTVRDKMATWGLAKDEFVDNGNWPYQLYIREARRMIGQYVTIEQNILGARLVSDPIGMGSYTLDSHNVQRYITKDGTVQNEGDIGVHVPKPYAISLGSILPKKDECTNLLVPVCVSSSHIAFGSIRMEPVFMVLGQSAGWIAALALDDDGIVQHVDYNLLKKHLLSSGQILGEK; encoded by the coding sequence ATGCGATATCTATGGTTTTTATTTGTTTTTTTGCTCGTTTTGAAACACGGTGCTGCACAGTCTAATACTAATACTGTAGATGTCTTGATTTACGGAGGAACTCCAGCAGCTCTAACTGCAGCCTTACAGGTAAAGCAAGCGGGTAAGTCTGTTATTGTTCTTTCACCTGATAAGCACTTGGGCGGTTTGAGTTCAGGGGGGCTGGGATTTACAGATACAGGTAATAAGACTGTAATAGGTGGTATGGCCAAGAGATTTTATCAAGATGTGTTTGATTATTATTCTCAACAATCGAGTTGGAAATGGCAAACCCGAGAATCTTTCGGTAACAAGGGACAGGGTACCGTTGCCATGGATAGTGAACACCAGACCATGTGGATTTTTGAGCCCCATGTCGCTGAGCATATTTTCGAATCATGGGTGAAGGATAATGCGATTACCGTAATACGCGAAGCTTATTTAGATAGGCGTGCAAAGAGCATAAATATGCAAAATGGACAAATTAAATCCATTAAGACGTTAGACGGTACCGTTTATAAAGCATTAATTTTTATCGATGCCACCTATGAAGGGGATCTCATGGCATTGGCAAAAGTAAGTTACGCAGTGGGACGTGAGTCGAATCAACAGTACGGAGAAAAGTGGAATGGTGTGCAGACGGGTGTTTTTCAACATCGTCATCACTTTGCGATTCCGATAAGTCCCTACAAGATTGAGGGCAATCCCAGAAGCGGATTGCTTTATGGCATCTCTAATCAAGTTCCAGGAACATATGGAAGTGCTGATCACAAATTACAGGCCTATTGTTTTCGCATGTGTTTGAGCAACAATGTCAACAACAAAGTCGATTTCCAAAAACCAGCTCGCTATAAGCCCGAAAATTATGAATTGCTCAAGCGTCTCTATCAGCATGGATGGGATGAGACGTTCCAAAAATTTGATTTGGTCCCCAATCACAAGACCGATGCTAATAATCACGGACCTTTTAGTACAGATTTCATTGGGATGAACTATAATTATCCAGAAGCGAGTTATAAAGAACGAAAAGCTATAGTGCAGGCGCATAAGGATTATCAAATGGGGCTGTATTACTTCATGAGCAATGATACGTCCGTACCGCAGACTGTTCGTGACAAAATGGCTACATGGGGTTTGGCAAAGGATGAGTTTGTGGACAATGGCAATTGGCCTTACCAATTGTATATTCGCGAGGCTAGACGCATGATTGGACAGTATGTCACCATTGAACAGAATATCTTGGGAGCTCGGTTGGTCTCCGATCCCATCGGTATGGGATCTTACACTTTAGATTCACACAATGTCCAACGGTATATTACCAAAGATGGGACGGTGCAAAACGAAGGGGATATCGGAGTGCACGTCCCCAAGCCCTATGCTATTTCTCTCGGTTCCATATTGCCCAAAAAGGACGAATGTACGAATTTATTGGTACCCGTATGTGTGTCTAGTTCGCATATTGCCTTTGGCTCCATTCGTATGGAACCTGTATTTATGGTCTTAGGACAAAGTGCTGGATGGATAGCCGCCCTAGCGCTTGATGATGACGGAATTGTGCAACATGTAGATTATAACCTATTGAAAAAACATCTGTTGTCTTCTGGCCAGATTTTAGGAGAAAAATGA
- a CDS encoding Crp/Fnr family transcriptional regulator: MFVLFHSNVMYPNFVTHLKKYISLNNDEVALLLSSVKPLIIDKKDFLVKEGQICRANYFVEQGLLRMFFVNHKGNEQITQFALENWWIADYMSFTMQNGSHFNIQAVEASTVIAIEYHKQDYLMEQLPQLERYFRLMMQRAYAAAQMRVKYFHAASKEDNYRQFVSLFPEFVRRVPQYMLASYLGLTPEYVSELRKRNS; this comes from the coding sequence ATGTTTGTATTGTTCCATAGTAATGTCATGTATCCAAATTTTGTCACTCATCTTAAAAAATACATTTCGCTGAACAATGATGAAGTAGCATTGCTTCTGTCGAGTGTGAAGCCGTTAATCATCGATAAAAAGGACTTTTTAGTGAAAGAAGGTCAAATATGTAGAGCTAATTATTTTGTTGAGCAGGGCTTACTCCGAATGTTTTTTGTCAATCACAAAGGGAACGAGCAAATTACCCAATTTGCCCTCGAAAACTGGTGGATTGCGGATTATATGAGCTTCACCATGCAAAATGGGTCTCATTTCAATATTCAAGCGGTAGAAGCTTCTACAGTCATTGCAATAGAATACCATAAGCAAGACTATTTAATGGAGCAATTGCCGCAGCTCGAACGCTATTTTAGGTTAATGATGCAACGTGCATATGCGGCAGCACAGATGCGCGTGAAATATTTCCATGCTGCGTCTAAAGAAGATAACTATCGTCAGTTTGTCAGTTTGTTTCCCGAGTTTGTACGACGTGTCCCCCAGTATATGCTGGCTTCTTATTTGGGATTAACTCCGGAGTACGTGAGCGAGTTGCGAAAAAGAAATTCTTGA
- a CDS encoding RNA polymerase sigma factor, translating into MMSPIETATLEKLKNGDLDSFNEIYFQYSPKIYIRLIKLVKDPTIAEEILQDVFTKIWLNREKIEPTSGFVSFLNHISDNLAMDFFRKVQRDKALQLEIWASAIELYYHTEEAVFLKDTRDILSKAIDSLSPKRKQILLLSKFQEKSYKEIADELGISVSTVSNQLVSALKDIKEYIHKNYRNDYIISFLAAFLFKL; encoded by the coding sequence ATGATGTCTCCTATAGAAACCGCCACACTCGAAAAACTGAAAAATGGAGACCTTGATTCCTTTAATGAGATTTATTTTCAATACTCTCCCAAAATCTATATTCGGTTGATTAAGCTTGTGAAAGATCCTACTATCGCTGAAGAGATTCTTCAAGATGTCTTCACCAAAATATGGCTCAATAGAGAGAAAATAGAACCTACCAGTGGCTTTGTGTCCTTCCTCAATCATATTTCGGACAATTTAGCCATGGACTTTTTCCGCAAGGTACAGCGAGATAAAGCCCTACAATTGGAAATATGGGCATCAGCTATAGAGTTATATTATCACACCGAAGAGGCTGTCTTTTTAAAGGATACACGAGATATATTGTCCAAAGCAATCGATTCCTTGAGTCCTAAAAGAAAGCAGATCCTGCTGCTCAGCAAATTTCAAGAAAAAAGTTATAAAGAAATAGCTGACGAACTCGGCATTTCTGTGTCAACTGTAAGCAATCAATTGGTTAGTGCCCTAAAGGATATCAAGGAATATATTCATAAAAACTATCGCAATGACTACATTATTAGCTTCTTAGCAGCGTTTTTATTCAAACTTTGA
- a CDS encoding SusC/RagA family TonB-linked outer membrane protein, translating into MKHILIKLMLMGQLFLYFSTGFAQSNLKVNGKVVDTEGNALPGATIDLIHEKTNKKLSFIADNDGLFILSPLIADENYSIFAHYLGYSADSVKNFVATSTSKNTVLIRLKPNSGVIDEVVVVGYGVQKKVNLTGAVSAVSGDDLNNRPTGQTSAALQGMASGVTVTQRSGKPGADGGDIRIRGIGTLGNSNPLVLIDGIEGSMNNIDPNVIENISILKDAASSSIYGSRAANGVILVTTKRGNSDKVAISYNNYFGWQSATNMPQIVNALDHMLLTNEAYTNVGASPLYPENIIKAYQAQGNGSSDEYPNTDWQKESLQGNGFQHSHFLTVNAGTNKVKMLTSIGYFDQQGLTLNSSFKRYTIRNNVDVKFSEKLALKFDFQYVNPIVTSPAASIEELFQWMSSIPANQTFRNSNGTWGLGWNGNNPVSAAADGGVATNKSPFGSINASLIYKPKEWLTAEVNYAPKYATQVNKNFRKAVQSYHPDGTTSFSVPERAALTQYNGQDFYNNMRATLTFNKDFGPHQLSWLIGGSREDYKNEYMQGFRDTYVLPEYDVLDVGSALNQTATGSASDWALQSLFSRINYVVKDRYLLELNARYDGSSRFAKGNRYGFFPSASAGWRFSEEEFLEPAKGWLSEGKIRASWGRLGNQNIGTYPSVASLDLGSYTLGNGIVNTAALNDMSNPDITWESTEEKNLGIDLTLFKRWTFTADLYNRKTSDILLLLDIPLIIGLNKPYQNAGVVENKGWEMSLGYKNNPGEAFRYNFTFNLSDVRNKVLNMRGVNQTGLTVNREGYPINSIFGYVSEGYFQSADEVKAHATQFGTLAPGDLKYKDQNGDNVVNESDKIIIGSTIPRYTYSLNSNLSLKGIDLSFLLQGVGKADGYLYGAGIQPFTTTGAIGGTIREDNKDRWTPENTNATYPRLAFGQNNNQQASQFWMKDASYLRLKNLQLGYTFNAESLKTIGVSRLRVFVNGSNLFSIDKFWEGYDVEAPIGYGNFYPQVKVYSFGLDVTL; encoded by the coding sequence ATGAAGCATATTCTAATCAAATTAATGCTAATGGGACAACTGTTCCTATATTTTTCGACCGGATTTGCCCAATCCAACCTAAAAGTCAACGGAAAAGTGGTAGACACAGAAGGTAATGCACTGCCGGGTGCTACTATCGATCTCATCCACGAAAAGACGAATAAAAAACTGAGTTTCATTGCTGATAACGACGGCTTGTTTATTCTTAGTCCGCTGATCGCTGATGAAAATTATTCCATCTTCGCACACTACTTAGGCTATTCTGCAGATTCCGTCAAAAATTTTGTGGCCACCTCAACTAGCAAAAATACTGTTCTCATCCGACTAAAACCGAATTCGGGGGTCATTGATGAAGTAGTCGTGGTGGGCTATGGTGTACAGAAAAAAGTCAATCTAACGGGAGCTGTGTCTGCGGTCTCGGGAGATGATTTGAACAATAGACCTACGGGGCAAACGTCAGCTGCGCTTCAGGGTATGGCATCTGGTGTGACCGTCACTCAGCGTTCGGGTAAACCAGGTGCTGATGGAGGGGACATTCGTATTCGAGGTATCGGTACACTTGGGAATTCCAATCCCTTGGTATTGATTGACGGTATTGAGGGATCTATGAACAATATAGATCCGAATGTCATCGAAAATATTTCAATTCTCAAAGATGCAGCATCATCATCCATATACGGTTCAAGGGCAGCTAACGGGGTCATATTGGTGACGACTAAAAGAGGAAACTCCGATAAGGTAGCCATATCCTACAATAATTATTTCGGTTGGCAATCCGCCACGAATATGCCTCAGATTGTCAATGCACTGGACCATATGTTACTTACCAACGAAGCATATACCAATGTAGGAGCGAGCCCTTTGTACCCAGAGAATATCATTAAAGCCTATCAAGCACAAGGAAATGGCAGTTCTGACGAATACCCCAATACGGATTGGCAGAAGGAATCTTTGCAGGGCAATGGATTCCAGCACAGTCATTTTCTAACAGTCAATGCAGGTACCAATAAAGTCAAAATGTTAACTTCCATAGGCTATTTCGATCAACAAGGATTGACTTTGAACAGTTCATTTAAACGGTATACCATTCGAAACAATGTCGATGTCAAGTTTTCTGAGAAACTTGCCCTGAAATTTGATTTTCAATACGTCAATCCAATTGTTACATCACCGGCAGCAAGTATTGAAGAGCTATTCCAATGGATGAGCAGCATCCCTGCCAATCAAACTTTTAGAAACTCAAACGGTACTTGGGGACTTGGTTGGAATGGCAATAATCCTGTATCCGCGGCGGCAGATGGGGGAGTTGCAACCAATAAAAGTCCATTTGGAAGCATTAATGCTTCATTGATATATAAGCCAAAAGAATGGCTCACGGCAGAGGTGAACTATGCCCCCAAATATGCTACCCAGGTGAATAAGAACTTTCGCAAAGCTGTTCAATCTTATCACCCAGATGGCACTACCAGTTTCTCCGTCCCGGAAAGGGCGGCCTTGACGCAGTATAATGGTCAAGATTTTTATAATAATATGCGCGCCACATTGACTTTCAATAAAGATTTTGGTCCACATCAGCTTAGTTGGTTGATAGGTGGTTCTCGTGAAGATTATAAGAACGAATACATGCAGGGTTTTCGAGATACCTATGTGCTCCCTGAATATGATGTGCTCGATGTTGGTTCCGCATTGAACCAAACAGCCACAGGAAGTGCTTCCGATTGGGCCCTACAGTCCTTATTCTCCCGAATCAATTATGTGGTCAAGGATCGGTACCTCTTAGAACTTAACGCTCGATACGACGGCTCTTCTCGCTTTGCAAAAGGTAATCGCTATGGTTTCTTCCCTTCAGCATCTGCAGGATGGCGATTCTCTGAAGAAGAATTTCTAGAACCAGCCAAAGGGTGGTTGAGTGAAGGTAAGATTCGGGCCTCATGGGGCAGATTAGGTAATCAAAATATTGGAACCTATCCCTCCGTTGCCTCTCTAGATTTGGGCTCCTATACATTGGGTAATGGTATTGTCAACACTGCCGCACTCAACGATATGTCGAATCCCGATATTACATGGGAGTCTACGGAAGAAAAGAATCTCGGTATCGATCTCACACTATTCAAACGGTGGACTTTTACTGCCGATCTATACAACCGAAAAACAAGTGATATCCTCCTTTTGCTCGATATTCCATTGATCATCGGGTTAAATAAACCTTATCAGAATGCTGGTGTCGTTGAAAATAAAGGTTGGGAAATGTCCTTAGGCTATAAGAATAATCCTGGAGAAGCTTTTCGATATAATTTTACCTTCAATCTTTCCGATGTCAGGAACAAGGTGTTGAACATGCGCGGTGTCAATCAAACAGGCCTTACTGTTAATCGGGAAGGGTATCCTATCAATTCTATCTTTGGCTATGTCTCAGAAGGCTATTTCCAAAGTGCAGATGAAGTCAAGGCCCATGCTACTCAGTTTGGCACATTAGCTCCAGGGGATCTGAAATACAAAGATCAAAATGGCGATAACGTTGTTAACGAATCTGATAAAATTATCATTGGTAGTACTATTCCGAGGTATACCTATTCGCTCAACTCCAATTTGAGTTTAAAAGGAATTGACCTTAGCTTCTTGTTGCAAGGAGTCGGAAAGGCCGATGGGTATTTGTATGGCGCCGGTATACAGCCGTTTACTACTACTGGTGCTATCGGAGGTACTATACGAGAGGACAACAAGGATCGGTGGACACCAGAGAATACCAATGCTACATACCCACGTTTGGCTTTCGGACAGAATAATAATCAGCAGGCCTCTCAATTTTGGATGAAGGATGCATCTTACCTGCGTTTGAAAAATTTGCAGCTTGGTTATACCTTCAATGCAGAAAGTTTGAAGACAATAGGTGTCAGCAGGCTTCGTGTATTTGTCAACGGATCCAACTTGTTCAGTATTGACAAATTTTGGGAGGGGTACGATGTAGAAGCGCCAATTGGCTATGGCAATTTTTATCCGCAGGTCAAGGTGTATTCCTTTGGTTTAGATGTTACTTTATAA
- a CDS encoding FAD-dependent oxidoreductase, with the protein MMMNKFLMIITAWGTILQMAHGQTVKQVDLCIYGATSAGVVAAYTASHAGKSVLLIDPGTRVGGLSSGGLGQTDIGNKYVVTGVALDFYRKIGRHYNGFEQWIFEPKVAETIFKNYLSNSTTEQMLGHRLVDVKTDNRLIKSISVTPSESNGDKHIVVSAKMFMDCTYEGDLLAQAGVSYHVGREANDTYGETINGVQLLDGHQFPDGVDPYKVKGNPASGLVWGVNDQPVKDNGTGDNKVQAYNYRITLTNVPQNRITITQPDNYDPSRYELLKRQKEIQPWKSIQDVFIWSLMPNGKTDINNRNGFSTDMIGMNWDYPEADYFKRKEIIKAHEEYTKGLLYFVANDPSVPTTIQNEFKKWGYPKDEYVDYEHWSPQLYIREARRMIGDVVMTQQHCQGHETVNDGIGFAAYTMDSHNCDRVVVNGMVKNEGNVEVGGFSPFPISYKAIVPKKEEVNNLLVPVCLSASHIAFGSIRMEPVFMVLAQSAAVAACQAIDQNLSVQDVDVERIRQVLQNNPKADGRQADYIIQVDNSNQIALRGDWIKSPKKGYGMSYQEVKDDPSATARFSPGRDFVAGKYKLYSYFPKTAESVASGIFTVFTGREIVEKNVNFKDVNIEGQTTSTWVKVGEYTFESGAKNPYVEIRSNAPGVLAANALIWIPISDQN; encoded by the coding sequence ATGATGATGAACAAGTTTTTAATGATTATAACTGCATGGGGTACTATCCTACAGATGGCCCATGGGCAGACGGTGAAACAAGTGGACTTGTGTATTTATGGAGCTACTTCTGCTGGCGTTGTCGCCGCTTATACAGCTTCGCATGCTGGAAAATCAGTACTGCTTATAGACCCTGGAACAAGAGTGGGAGGGCTCAGCTCAGGTGGTTTAGGCCAAACAGATATCGGTAACAAGTATGTCGTTACCGGGGTAGCGTTGGATTTTTACCGAAAAATAGGTAGACACTACAACGGTTTTGAGCAATGGATATTTGAACCAAAAGTGGCCGAAACCATTTTCAAAAATTATCTATCCAATTCAACTACCGAGCAAATGCTAGGACATCGATTGGTGGACGTGAAGACTGACAATCGATTGATTAAATCAATTTCTGTGACACCTAGCGAAAGTAATGGTGACAAGCATATTGTTGTTAGTGCCAAGATGTTTATGGATTGTACTTATGAGGGTGACTTGTTGGCCCAGGCAGGAGTCTCGTATCATGTCGGACGAGAGGCAAATGATACATATGGTGAGACTATAAATGGAGTACAGTTGTTAGATGGACATCAGTTTCCGGATGGGGTAGATCCATATAAAGTCAAAGGAAATCCCGCAAGCGGTCTCGTTTGGGGAGTCAACGACCAACCTGTAAAAGATAATGGCACAGGTGACAATAAAGTCCAAGCCTACAATTATAGAATTACCTTGACGAACGTTCCCCAAAATAGGATAACTATTACACAACCGGATAATTATGACCCGTCTAGGTACGAGCTCCTAAAAAGACAAAAAGAAATTCAACCCTGGAAAAGCATTCAAGATGTATTTATCTGGAGTTTAATGCCCAATGGTAAGACCGATATCAACAATAGAAATGGATTTTCAACGGATATGATTGGTATGAACTGGGATTATCCTGAAGCAGATTATTTCAAAAGAAAAGAGATTATCAAAGCTCACGAAGAGTATACCAAAGGGTTGTTGTATTTTGTAGCCAATGACCCTTCGGTACCCACAACTATTCAGAACGAATTCAAAAAATGGGGCTATCCTAAGGACGAATATGTAGATTATGAGCATTGGTCTCCTCAATTATATATTCGTGAGGCACGTAGAATGATTGGTGACGTTGTCATGACGCAGCAGCACTGTCAGGGACATGAGACGGTAAACGACGGTATCGGCTTTGCGGCCTATACTATGGATTCGCACAATTGTGACCGAGTAGTTGTGAATGGAATGGTCAAAAATGAGGGCAATGTCGAGGTCGGAGGCTTTTCACCTTTCCCGATCTCCTATAAAGCGATTGTACCTAAAAAGGAAGAGGTTAACAATCTTTTGGTGCCCGTCTGCCTGTCTGCAAGTCACATTGCATTCGGTTCTATCAGGATGGAGCCCGTATTCATGGTATTGGCGCAATCAGCAGCTGTTGCTGCATGCCAGGCCATCGACCAGAACCTATCTGTACAGGATGTCGATGTTGAGCGAATCCGTCAAGTATTACAGAATAACCCGAAAGCCGACGGTCGTCAAGCTGATTACATTATTCAAGTTGATAACTCCAATCAGATAGCATTACGAGGGGATTGGATTAAATCTCCCAAGAAGGGATATGGTATGAGCTATCAGGAGGTGAAAGATGATCCATCCGCTACTGCCCGCTTTTCGCCGGGAAGAGATTTTGTCGCTGGTAAATATAAGTTGTATAGCTATTTCCCTAAGACAGCTGAAAGTGTCGCCTCTGGTATATTTACAGTATTCACAGGTAGAGAAATTGTTGAGAAAAATGTTAACTTTAAGGATGTCAATATTGAGGGCCAGACCACCAGTACATGGGTAAAAGTGGGGGAGTATACGTTTGAGAGCGGAGCGAAGAATCCATATGTGGAGATTCGTTCTAACGCTCCAGGTGTATTGGCTGCAAATGCGTTGATCTGGATACCAATTTCTGACCAAAACTAA
- a CDS encoding FecR family protein, whose amino-acid sequence MEEQFFKYQLVEYIHNRLDLQHFEAFFEHMVKVDPVQLEQWITEQFEDQENETVADQMSLPNLADIHKKVLKNIYALDPPQTNRIRKIAYWTWASCAAVVLCILSWLYVLHGSRYETNPSTLSWYENCHSYAVSTLLPDSSTAILYPNAKIGFESSKKGSRDVQHVSGKVIYQVYKNPKSPFQVHYKGYTTTALGTIFSVNPQANENVLIKLLEGKISVGPYQASKENLLYLNPNEEVLIDLRLHQMVKSSAHELMKNRFARADKKIVELIPDLLANVEWTNQTVSFNQTKNIELLQVIERLYDVSVFCENPELLNSSFTGSINRKEPLETFFTNFCQLNGCSFNLDNGIVHVKNVTRKEEPQ is encoded by the coding sequence TTGGAGGAACAATTCTTTAAATACCAATTGGTAGAGTATATCCACAATAGGCTCGATTTACAGCACTTCGAAGCTTTTTTTGAACATATGGTCAAGGTGGACCCTGTCCAATTGGAGCAATGGATAACAGAGCAATTCGAAGATCAGGAGAACGAGACGGTCGCTGATCAAATGTCGCTACCCAATTTAGCCGATATACACAAGAAGGTGCTCAAAAATATCTATGCTCTTGATCCACCTCAAACCAATCGAATCCGCAAAATTGCGTATTGGACCTGGGCTTCTTGTGCAGCGGTGGTGCTCTGTATACTTTCATGGCTATATGTCTTGCATGGTTCGAGGTACGAAACCAATCCGTCTACATTATCGTGGTATGAAAATTGTCATTCCTATGCGGTCAGTACTTTGCTTCCTGATAGCTCTACCGCTATTCTCTATCCTAATGCCAAGATTGGTTTTGAAAGCAGTAAGAAGGGAAGTAGGGATGTACAACATGTTTCGGGCAAAGTCATTTATCAAGTGTATAAAAATCCGAAATCACCATTCCAGGTTCATTATAAGGGGTATACCACTACAGCATTGGGTACCATTTTTAGTGTAAATCCCCAAGCCAATGAAAATGTCCTTATCAAATTATTGGAAGGTAAAATTTCTGTAGGTCCATATCAGGCTTCGAAAGAAAACTTACTGTATTTGAATCCGAATGAAGAGGTCCTGATTGATTTACGCTTGCATCAAATGGTTAAATCTTCGGCGCATGAGTTGATGAAGAATCGATTTGCGCGAGCAGATAAGAAGATTGTGGAGCTCATCCCTGATTTATTGGCCAATGTGGAGTGGACCAATCAGACCGTCAGTTTTAACCAAACTAAGAATATAGAACTTTTACAAGTAATCGAACGTCTTTACGACGTATCCGTTTTTTGCGAAAACCCCGAACTGTTAAATAGCTCATTTACAGGAAGCATCAATCGTAAGGAGCCTTTGGAAACTTTCTTTACTAATTTCTGTCAATTAAATGGATGTTCATTTAATCTTGATAATGGTATCGTTCATGTAAAGAATGTAACAAGAAAGGAGGAACCGCAATAG